One part of the Treponema peruense genome encodes these proteins:
- a CDS encoding lytic transglycosylase domain-containing protein — MLHKKRCIFFLCLIAFSTLFAEGPRRKKLELPGADSPLTKKYRDNYLTDAGRKWLREVLYNSAPYRPYIRAQLKKRRLPMILQYLPIVESDYKVHAVSKSGAAGMWQFMENSMSPYLKKNYWYDERFDPWKETDAALSKLADNYKMFGDWSFALAAYNMGAGAISRTIKEHQGKTYWNLAENGDIRSQTAMYVPKLLAVADIIENAEYYGLIDIGAIDKIIEGKAPEQYSYLRITGKISLSEIAAATGIDLETLIFLNPALLHECTPSKETYRLRLPYGSAKKAAEDLKRR; from the coding sequence ATGCTGCACAAAAAGCGCTGCATTTTTTTTCTGTGCCTGATTGCCTTTTCCACGCTTTTTGCAGAAGGACCGCGCAGAAAAAAACTGGAACTTCCCGGCGCAGACAGTCCGCTTACAAAAAAGTACCGCGATAACTATCTTACCGACGCAGGCCGCAAGTGGCTCAGAGAAGTGTTGTACAATTCTGCACCGTACCGCCCTTACATAAGAGCGCAGTTAAAAAAGCGCAGACTTCCCATGATTCTGCAGTATCTTCCCATAGTAGAGTCGGACTATAAAGTACATGCCGTGTCAAAATCGGGTGCGGCCGGAATGTGGCAGTTTATGGAAAACAGTATGAGCCCTTATCTGAAGAAAAATTACTGGTACGACGAACGGTTTGACCCGTGGAAGGAAACTGACGCTGCACTTTCAAAACTTGCAGACAATTACAAAATGTTCGGAGACTGGTCATTTGCACTTGCGGCATACAACATGGGAGCCGGCGCAATATCACGCACAATAAAGGAACATCAGGGTAAAACCTACTGGAATCTTGCAGAAAACGGTGACATAAGAAGCCAGACCGCAATGTATGTTCCAAAACTTCTGGCCGTAGCAGACATAATAGAAAACGCAGAATATTACGGCCTTATAGACATTGGCGCGATAGACAAAATAATAGAGGGAAAAGCCCCTGAACAATACTCTTACCTTCGCATAACAGGAAAAATAAGCCTTTCAGAAATAGCCGCCGCAACAGGAATAGATTTGGAAACACTTATCTTCCTGAACCCTGCCCTTTTGCATGAATGCACACCTTCCAAAGAAACATACAGGCTCAGGCTGCCATACGGAAGCGCAAAAAAAGCGGCCGAAGACTTAAAAAGGCGCTGA
- a CDS encoding tetratricopeptide repeat protein — MFQKAITAVTAAVLCALLCSCSPKAPSARETGIKNFKNTQKKLNELLLRNDLSKETRYAVVNRIANNMLSVKDYTNLIVFLTEWAEDHPDDPYNAYWLLMTAYAYLENDAEPIAEYYFERIINNYSDLKIQGKSIHFLCLQHLIQISKSSANKISYFNQLISRFPNNVSITELYYRLAIEYENEGEWNQAIRTYTLFLDQDDASTIQIAGVPNAFLKAKQLIDFNNSSKDWTFESLDALVTAVKRAISNYNYKALDRYKSKVNFFAMSWRQDETDTNAQENFSMRSFMRGNRIRYSAELDSTSSPTEAYLRTTGWSNYVNVWYLYFRKVNFPADPEIHGRWEWAGIYFGEKL, encoded by the coding sequence ATGTTCCAAAAAGCAATTACAGCAGTTACCGCGGCCGTTCTCTGCGCGCTGCTCTGCTCCTGTTCACCCAAAGCCCCTTCAGCAAGGGAAACCGGAATAAAAAATTTCAAAAACACACAGAAAAAACTCAATGAACTTCTTCTGAGAAACGATCTCTCAAAAGAAACGCGGTATGCAGTGGTAAACAGAATTGCAAACAACATGCTTTCTGTAAAAGACTATACAAACCTGATAGTTTTTCTGACTGAATGGGCCGAAGACCACCCCGACGACCCGTACAATGCCTACTGGCTTCTGATGACCGCATATGCATATCTTGAAAATGATGCAGAGCCGATTGCAGAATATTATTTTGAACGCATAATCAACAACTACAGCGACCTTAAAATTCAGGGTAAGTCAATTCACTTTCTGTGTCTGCAGCACCTTATCCAGATAAGCAAAAGTTCTGCAAACAAAATATCTTACTTTAACCAGCTTATTTCACGATTTCCCAATAACGTAAGCATAACCGAACTTTACTACCGACTTGCCATCGAATACGAAAATGAAGGTGAATGGAACCAGGCAATCAGAACATACACGCTTTTCCTTGACCAGGACGACGCTTCCACGATTCAGATTGCGGGGGTTCCGAACGCATTTCTTAAGGCAAAACAGCTTATCGACTTCAACAATTCTTCAAAAGACTGGACCTTTGAGTCGCTGGATGCCCTTGTTACAGCAGTAAAACGCGCAATCTCGAACTACAATTACAAGGCACTGGATCGCTACAAGTCAAAGGTAAACTTTTTTGCCATGTCATGGCGGCAGGATGAAACCGACACGAATGCCCAGGAAAACTTTTCAATGCGTTCCTTTATGCGCGGAAACAGAATACGCTACAGTGCCGAACTCGACAGTACTTCTTCACCGACAGAAGCATACTTAAGGACAACAGGCTGGAGCAATTACGTTAACGTCTGGTACCTTTACTTCAGAAAAGTAAACTTCCCTGCAGACCCAGAAATTCACGGAAGATGGGAATGGGCCGGAATCTACTTTGGTGAGAAGCTCTGA
- a CDS encoding LiaI-LiaF-like domain-containing protein — protein MTDSKNSGGKRKFFVIPQTKETVRSNIILAVGFVLLLAGIALSLKKIFEGSNISIIRPVVLLAFGEICFFIAIAFTKSSLCVSLGLTAVVSAVLAFLMDIGVISLSIKQMWPFSLLVFGIMLIPADFIRYGRLRTVFLFPAFMFIGLGAIFLLFSMGVVPFSFRRFISQCWPLILVFLGIGLILIFIVQKRHNKDFPYMQDDSQGEAQI, from the coding sequence ATGACAGACAGTAAAAATTCCGGCGGTAAAAGAAAATTCTTTGTGATTCCCCAGACAAAGGAAACCGTACGTTCCAATATAATTCTTGCAGTAGGTTTTGTTCTGCTTCTTGCGGGAATTGCCCTTTCACTTAAAAAAATATTTGAAGGAAGCAATATTTCAATTATAAGACCCGTTGTTCTTCTTGCTTTCGGTGAAATCTGTTTTTTTATTGCCATTGCCTTTACAAAAAGCAGTCTCTGTGTTTCGCTGGGACTTACGGCTGTTGTTTCTGCAGTGCTTGCTTTTCTTATGGACATCGGTGTAATAAGCCTTAGTATTAAACAGATGTGGCCGTTTTCTCTTCTTGTATTCGGAATTATGCTTATTCCGGCTGATTTTATTAGGTATGGTCGCCTTCGTACGGTATTTTTGTTCCCTGCGTTTATGTTCATTGGTCTTGGGGCAATATTCCTTCTGTTTTCGATGGGAGTTGTTCCGTTTTCATTCAGGCGTTTTATTTCACAGTGCTGGCCGCTTATTCTTGTTTTTCTGGGCATAGGGCTCATACTCATTTTTATTGTCCAGAAAAGACACAACAAGGATTTTCCCTACATGCAGGATGATTCCCAGGGAGAGGCACAAATCTGA